The genomic segment GCAAACTGGAAGTTTCGGTAAAAAACGAAAAGCCGTATTATGACGTCAAACTTATATATCAGATTCGCGGAAAGTGAAAAGTCTTTGATACACGTATTACTGAGTTTTGCTGTATACATTTAAAAAGAAAATGATATAATGGCTCAATTTATGAAGGAAGCGTACCATATAATTTTTCTAAATAATAGAGGAGCACATATATGGGGGTATTTTTACTAGTAACGATAAAGCTGCTCATCGGCTTCTTTGCAATGGTAGTAATCATAAACATATCAGGAAAAGGAAATTTAGCGCCATCATCAGCCAGTGACCAAATTATAAATTATGTGTTCGGTGGGGTTATGGGAGGCGCTATTTACAACAGTAGTGTTCGAATACCTGATTTTATTGTTGTTTTGTGCATTTGGTGCGCCTTTGTTCTATCGATGAAATGGGTAAAGAAACGTAATCTAAAGGCTAAGCAGCTTATAGACGGCAAGGCGTTAATTATAATCGATGACGGCAAAATAGATATCACAAATTGCAAGAAGGCTCGGTTGTCGGCTCACGATGTAGCTTTTAAACTTCGTACAAATGGCATTTACTCATCAAAGGCTGTAAAGAGAGCTTTAGTCGAACAAAATGGGCAGTTCATTATCATACAGGCTGGTGAAGAAAATCCCAAGTTTCCCATTATTACGGATGGTCAGGTACAGAGTGATATCCTTAAAGTAATCGGGAAGGATGAAGAATGGCTTCTTGATGAACTAAAAAAGCAAGGCATAGATGCATATAGCGATGTATTTTTGGGGGAATACGTAGACAAAACTTTGATAGTAACTCCGTATGAATAACGACAAGCAATACCCTTAAAGAAATAAGAATTTTACCGTTTGCCGTATCTCACAAAAGATATATTAATTTACGATAATCAGCATTGCTCCGCTATCTTCTGAGCGGCGGCAGCGCAATCCAAGCCGGTCGTGTCGATGGTGAGGTTGCAGATACTGCGATACCGTTCCGTGCGGCGCGCATACAATTCGGCAAAAAGCCGGCGTGCTTCCGCTTTTTGGTCAACAGGCAGAAAGCGTAAGAAAGCCGGATAATACCCTGTTTGCAGCGCATCGTGTGTCAAGCGTTCAAAAAGCGCCGCTTCCTCTGCATAGAGGAAAACCCGCAGCGGTATCGCTGCAATGATGGCGGATGCTTCGGCGTTATCGCAAATGCCGCCGCCAGCCGCGATGACAGCGCAGTTTTCTACAGTCATGCCCTGCCGTTTCTCGGCGGAGCCGTCGGTTGGCAGAGCCAGAGGTGTAGAGTGTCGCAACGGCTCGGCTGCAAAGGCAACGCCGCTGCAGTCATGTAAAGAACAGCACTCACGCAAGGCAGCGGCTTCTGCAGCGTGCAGGGCGGATATCCCCGCTTGACGGCAGAGCTGCCGCGGCGTTAAGCCGGTGCGGATGCGGATAACCTCATCGGTGTCGTAAAAGGGGCAGCCGAGCCGTTCGGCAAGAAGCCGCCCCGCGGAGGTTTTTCCTGCATGGCTTAGGCCTAAAAGAATCATCGATTGAAGTGAAGGTACGTACGGTACCGCTAGGCGCTCAACGGACGCGGCGAAGGACAATCCGGTTCGGGCGGCGTTATAAAGCGCAGCACCATTTTCAGTTTTCTAATTGCAGCGGGGAGCGCAATCCGCAGCGGACGGGGATGCGTATCATCGGGGTTTAATGCCAAGAGCGCCGATGACGCGGCGCCCATATACGGCGGAACAGCACCGAATAAGCGCATCATCTCTTCCTCTCCGTATTGCCGCCCTGTTTGCGCAGCTTGAGCATCGAAGGTTTTATCCGCAGGCTGCATGTATTTACACGGC from the Treponema vincentii F0403 genome contains:
- a CDS encoding DUF421 domain-containing protein, encoding MGVFLLVTIKLLIGFFAMVVIINISGKGNLAPSSASDQIINYVFGGVMGGAIYNSSVRIPDFIVVLCIWCAFVLSMKWVKKRNLKAKQLIDGKALIIIDDGKIDITNCKKARLSAHDVAFKLRTNGIYSSKAVKRALVEQNGQFIIIQAGEENPKFPIITDGQVQSDILKVIGKDEEWLLDELKKQGIDAYSDVFLGEYVDKTLIVTPYE
- a CDS encoding shikimate kinase, with the protein product MILLGLSHAGKTSAGRLLAERLGCPFYDTDEVIRIRTGLTPRQLCRQAGISALHAAEAAALRECCSLHDCSGVAFAAEPLRHSTPLALPTDGSAEKRQGMTVENCAVIAAGGGICDNAEASAIIAAIPLRVFLYAEEAALFERLTHDALQTGYYPAFLRFLPVDQKAEARRLFAELYARRTERYRSICNLTIDTTGLDCAAAAQKIAEQC